In Rhinolophus sinicus isolate RSC01 linkage group LG18, ASM3656204v1, whole genome shotgun sequence, the sequence CGGGACCCTGAGAACTGGCGCAGCCCAAAGTCGAACAGCTCAGCCAGGGGCCCCAGTGGCTGTGCCCTGTCCCCGCCAAGGCCTGTCCCGCGTTCCTGCCCCTCGGGACCCCCAGGCGAGTGGACCCCGGGCTCAGTGGACTCGTCATCATCTGGGGACCCATCCTGAGCCAGACGCACCAGGTCTGCACAGTAAAGCTCCCTGGCTGAGCTGCTGACCAGGTGGCTGTCACCGTAGATGTCACAGGCGTCTGGGTCCTGCCCTCTGTCCTTGCGGCCAAAATACCTTTGGATGTCTCCACTAATGAGCTCGGAGAACCGCAGAAGCTGCAGTGGAGTCTCGGGGCTGCTCAGACCTGGAAGGGCCTCTTCTGGGGCAGCTATGGCCCAGCGTGAGCTCTGGGGGGCTGGGCTGTGGCCCCCTAGCCCCTCATCCTCCAGttctccctccccatcctcctcttcttcgcccccctcttcctcctcagaaGTATCTGGGGGCTCCAGGTCTGAGGGCAAGAAGGGCCCAAGGGATGGCAGGAGCAGCCGGAAGTCACAGAGAGTCTGGATCACACCAGCAGCCATCTCCTCCACGTCTGAGTTTCTGGGGCCTCTGGGTAGCAGGCGCCAGCTGAGGAGGAAGGTGGAGAGGGGACAGGTTAGCGGTCAGGGCCCCGCAGCCCTCTTGGTGGAACTGGCCACTGCAGGCTTGTGTGGCCACTTGTTCTTGGAGAGGGTGCCACACTCAGAAGTGGGTGCGATTTGGAGAGAGTGGTGGGCACCATGAGTGGAGCAGGGGAGCCTGCAGAGTGCAGACCCAGGGGCTTAGAACAGCCAGTGGCCTGTGGGATGGTCGCTGGCCCTACAAGCAATGCATCCTATCCTGCAGGGGCATGGTCAGCCGGGAGGGAGGGTGTGTGACGGGGAGATGCCACTCGCATAGTCCACTGGGGGAGAGAAGTCGCAGGAGGGAGAAGACGCAGGGGCGGTGGGAAAGCAGGGTCTGGGATGTGAGTGGGTTTGGGGCCCTGGAGAGCAGAGCCCTTCTCCCAGCGTGGGGTTGCTGTGGCTCTTGATAAATAGGCTCGCTAAGGTGGCATCTACCCAGGTGCAGGGCAGGTGACCTCTTGGCCCTCTCAAAGGAGTATCGGGGTGGGAGTATCCCGCTGTCCCCGAGATGCCCATGCTGAGCCCGGGAGCTGGGCCTGACTGCTTCGAGGCCCAGAGCCCTTGCAGCTTTGGGTGGGGGGCTTCCGGGGGCTTCAGAGCTGGTACCATCTCTCCTGCCCTGTCTAATTCTAAGAAGTGTGGTCACGGGCCCAGGCTTTCATTTGTTACCTGTCAGGGGAGCAAAGGGTAAAGGAGACAACACCCCGTAGTTTGGCAGAGTCAGTGCTAGTCGGGGAAGGCCCGTGGGCCTCCTCTTGGCCGGGGCTCAGGAGGACACTGTCACGGTTGGGGTGAGCTCTTCCCTTGGTCCACAGCCAAGTGGGGGCTCATTCTGAATGCCAGAGCATCTCCCACCCCAGGGACATGTCCAGAATGTCCCTTCGTAGCTGGGAGGCGGTGGGTGAGtcctggggaagagggagaaagaaagggaaggcgGTGTGGAGAGCGGGAGAGGGGCCTCCTCGCTTGTCAGAAAATACCTCCTGGGGGGCCTGGCCAGTCCACAGGTGTTGCTCAGAATCAGAGGGATTGGGGAGCGCACaggcctcccctcctccctgcacccCGCTGGCCATGCTGTCCTCCCAATCTTGTTCACACTGCTGGGGACCTTCTCCCTGCAGGGGCGTCTAGTGGCCCCAGACATGGGCTGTGGGGGTGGCCGCTCCTGGGAAGCCCCAGCCCCTGCTTGCCTGTCGCTGGCCTCCatggcctggccctgcccagccctACTGGTGACCCCTCCATGTGGGTGGGTGGCCCCCAAAGACCACCTGGGCAGAAGGGCCCACAGCCttcccaggagagggaggaggccagACCCCTCTGCCGGCTCCCTCCAGACCGCCATCCAGCCCGGCTCCTACCTGTGAAGCCTGCAGTTCTGCTGGGCAGGCCCACCTCCACCTGGGCTCAAGCATTTATAGCCAGGCTCCGCAGCCGGCCGGGCTGGCAAATATTTGGCGACTGCATTGTCATCGCAGACTGGGCAAATAGAGTCCGTTTGCTTTAGCGCCCAGCAACCAGGGTCCGGAGGGGGGAACCTCAGCCTGCCCAGGGACCGTGGAGTGTTTGCCGCGCGCCCAGCTGGCTCACACTCGGCCGAGGACCCTTATCTCCGCCGCTGATTGGGGCCCCCACCAAGCCTTGTCAAATAGGCGGAAAATTAAATTTCATGCTATTTTGACTTCTGGAGTAGCCTTTTCTGGAGAACATCCTGGCTGGTGCAGGGCTCTGGGTGAACGGAGCTTGGGGCCCGCAGCAGCACCTGGGACGGCCAAGCAAGGGAGGCCAAAAACCAGCACCCAGGTGGGGGGACTCATGCAGGTGGGAACcctgcagcccctgcccagccccctcccGCTACCTCCCACTGGTCCAGAGCTACAATTGAAcccctgctcccccccccccccccagggcttCGTCTCCAGGATCCAGGCTGAGATAACACCTCTcttctcttgttcctttttttattcccACGCCGCCTtctgggcaggggggtgggggggtgggggggtagggggatTGGTATCCCCACAGCCTTGTGGAACCTGCCTGGGGGCGTCCTCACTGCACTTCCCCAATGAGTTACAACCACCAGTAGGACCCCAGAAGGTCTGCCCCCTGTCAAGCCCTCCCCCTACCATCCTCCTGGATAACCCTCTGTCCTATGGCAGCTGCACAAGTGTCCTGGGGCTGCTATAACCAATCACTGCACACAGGGATTCTGcacagtctggaggccagaaagcCAAACTCCAGGGTCATCAGGGCTGGTCCTTCCAGAGGCCCTGGGGTCATCCTGTGCCTCTCTCCCGGGGTCTGGTGTCCCGGCCAGCAGTCCagggcgttccttggcttgtggctgtgTTCCTCCAACCTTCGCCTCTGTGGTCATTGGCTGGTGCCCTGTGCCCACATCTCCCTGTTCTTACAAGGACACTGTCACTGGCTCAGGGCCTGCCCCGATCTCTCGATCACATCTGCAGAGACCTGATTTCCACGGGTCACATTCTGATGTTCAGGTGGAGATTGGGGGATGCTATTCAGTCCAGGGAGGACCTTCCCCGTATGACCCACCATGTGGTGGGTGCCACTGGGTGCTTTGCTCCTGGAGCAGCCCCGTGATGCCAGCTGGTAGGACCCCGGGGTCCCATCTGGTGGTCCAGGTTCTGAGGACAGGACAGCCACCCCCTTGAGCTTGGTGTGTGCCTGGCCCCCAGGGTCACTCATGGTCCCCGATCTCCTTCCCTGCTATGGGGGCTCCCTGTCCACTGGTCACAGATGCCACTCCACCCCTCCCAGGGTCCTTGCCCTTCAGCTtcagcctcccccacctccttcagGTGGAGATGGCACCTCACCCACCCAGTGACACCCAGGTCTTTGCCGCAAGTGGAGGCTGCCAGGCAGGTCTGCCCTGTGGATTGCTGCCAGTCATTTCTCGGGCACCTGCAGGGCTCCACGCAGACATTTAGTGCTCAGCCCACAGGCAGGACCACTGGCTTTGGGAGAgtgacaagaaaatgaaaagttccaCCCCAAGAATGGGGCCCACCCAGGGCCAGGCTGGTTACCTGCCATGAATGGATCTTCAAAGCTGCCGAAGTGGTTTGCCTGGGGCAGGACCAGGGAGAGGACCATGGGGCAGGGCCACTGCAGGCCCCAGGGGAAGCTGCAGGGAGAGGGGACAGATTTGTGACAGGCCACACGCCCTAAGGCCTACAGATACAATTGGTCATCATGGCCCCTTCAACATGCCCTGGGTAGAGGCCATGCCCCAAGTAAGACGCATCTGGCTGCAATCAGTCCTGTGAGTCTGTCCACATTGGACCTCGCTCCCCCAGAGGCTGACCTCAGGCATGGGCACCGTTCTGCTCTGAGACTCTGGGGTCCGATGACCCTATTGTTCAGGACCTGGCTATGGGGTGGCCCTGCCCCAGCCATGGCCGGCTCCCTGACACAACACAGCCCAGCTGTCAGCCACAGCCTAGGGGAGGCCCAGGTAGAATCGGGGTCCCAGGTGGCTCCTGGGCGGCTGGGGCCCCTAGGCTCCCGTCCACCCAGGTACCACTCCTCCCCTGCTGGTCCAGGGAGCTCCCAGATGTGACCACCCTGAACCCCAGGGCCCCCTCATCAACTGCCTGGGATGTAGCCACAGCGCCCCCTGCTGCTGATCAGGAAGGGTCGGGGCCAGGATTCAGCCTGGAGACTCCCCCTGGCTCAGCCCAGCAGCCGGGGGCTGCAGGGGCCAAGGGGAGTACAGTCTGGGTAGAGGTCCCAGGAGGGCATTTAGGCTTGGTCTCCAGCCTGCCTTTGTCCGGGCATGGCTGGGCACTGGGGGCAGGTGGGCTGAGGAATGAGAAAGCCCTGCCCTCGAGAAGGTCCTGGAGGAGGGTGCTGGCGGGGTGCTCATGGGAACAGGAGCCCCCCTGGCCAGGCTGCAGGAAGCGAGGTGTTCCTGAAGAGGGAACAGCCTGGAAGAGAGCCAGACCTCCAGGAGCTGGCACCCCTGTGGTCGACTGAATGATGGCCCCAAATACATCTGGGCCCAAATCCCCAGGAACTTCGGGTATGTCACCTCACATGACAAAGTGACCCTGCAGAGGTGCTCTTTTGTTTCAGCAGCAAAAGGAAATTCACAGCTGGAAGCATCTGCTGGACAGGCATTGGGTGGCCTGCAGGACCTCGTGGCCCGGCCATGGAGTTTGGACCTTCCTCCCAGCCATGGGAAGCCAAGATGCTCGCTCTTCCCTCTGTCACTGGAACCAAACTTGAGGATGACGCTTTAACAGGGAGGAGGGCCCCTGATGGTTACCACTCCCAAGGCCTGCTCCCTCCTGAGGCCCTTGTTTTCACCCCCCACAGGACTACTTTTTCGTCCTGGCCTCTGCCTCAGGCCCCTGGTCCGTGGAGCTGGGGCCAGGTCAGGGGCTTTGGGTCCCACAAGTGGCCCAACGAGATGTCCACTCGTGCCAGCCATGGGAATTCTGTCTACAACCAGACCGACCCTCGTCTTTCTCTGCTGGTATAATCCCAGtgcttttctctccctcaccACAGACCATGGAGGAAACCCCAGTCTAGGACAGAGATTTTTAGAGCGTGGAAGAAACCAGAGCCCATGGGTATTTGGGAAGAGGAACCTAGCAGTACAGTGTGGGGCAGGTACCTGGACAAGGGAGCTAAGACCGGAGATGGGGGAGGGTGCTACTGCACCAGTCCCAGCAATCAATGCCGGGGCTCAACGAGGCACAGTCTGAGGGTGTAAGAGTGCAGGACAGGCGTGAGAGGGATTTACGCAGATCTGGGGTCTTAGTAGGGTGTCAGTGAATGATCCCCTTCCTTGTCCCTGAAACATGTTCATGATGGACCCAGGAGTCTGGCAGGTGCAGGCTGAACTCTGGCTTTTGTTCCTGGCAAGGCTGGGTTGGGGTACGGCACCCGAAGGGGACCCTGATCAGTGGAGACACACTCTCCCAGAATCACTGCCTACACATGTCCAGCCGGTGTTGGATGGCCAGCCAGGCTGAGTGGCATGGTGTCCCAAGCTCCCTGTTACCCATGAGGCCCCTGGAGTGGGGCTCACGGCTGAGGCGCTCAGGCTGCCAGGCCTGGAGCCCGACATATGTCTCAGCACCTGGTCCCAGCCAGCCTCCCACTTCGGGCAGCGTCGGGCCTTTTGGAGGTGTGCGCCCATCCTACCCCCACAAGCCCCCAGCCGTTGTCAGGCCTCCGTCCCCGGGAGAAAGGCTCTGCCCTTCAGAAGGCGGTGGACCTGGCTGTCCCCACATCTCTCATATTGATCTCCCCGGGGAAAATCAATAGCTCCAATATGTCAGCTCTCAAGTGGCGCTACAGTGAATTACTCCTGGCACTGGGCACACAAGGGCTGCAGCCTCTCTGGCCATTAGTGGGACATTAGGCCTCGTGTGAGGTTTTTCTGTGTGCTTTGAGATAATGAGGCTGAGGTGTTAGTTTATgtccctgggagggtgggggggggctgcTGACAAGAGTAGGCAGTGCTGGCAGTGCCAGGCACCTGTCACCCAGTGCCCGGCTGGGCTTGCTGGGGTCAGGGAAGGGAGGGCCCCCGAGAcacagagccccccaccccccggacGCTTCTGGTTATGACTTTGCCCACTCTG encodes:
- the PERCC1 gene encoding protein PERCC1 produces the protein MFSPAAGDRNPPCSTNHSWRLLPRGPRNSDVEEMAAGVIQTLCDFRLLLPSLGPFLPSDLEPPDTSEEEEGGEEEEDGEGELEDEGLGGHSPAPQSSRWAIAAPEEALPGLSSPETPLQLLRFSELISGDIQRYFGRKDRGQDPDACDIYGDSHLVSSSARELYCADLVRLAQDGSPDDDESTEPGVHSPGGPEGQERGTGLGGDRAQPLGPLAELFDFGLRQFSGSRASTSRRLRLERKYGHITPMSQRKLPPSFWKEPAPSPLGLLHPGMPDFSDLLASWSAEAGPELPGGGAQPLEGVQPAEA